One window from the genome of Candidatus Zixiibacteriota bacterium encodes:
- a CDS encoding GAF domain-containing protein → MGNTGERIIIIDDEKRMCDSLYALLTGDGYEVETFQRSPEAAEAIRTRKVDLVISDIKMPGMDGIELLRRVKEVDDGIPVILMTGYGSLDTAIQAVGAGAYDYLLKPVEFSYLELAVNRALEKRRADIARLQLLEELRLSNMILKRRMDDLNALYEAGKSIGSTANLHELLRQIVVLASTVTEAQVGSIMLLDEAGEYLTIEAAIGLDEDIVAATRLSIGSSIAGWVAREGEPLIVRDVEADPRFRRINKERYGAASLLCCPLRIKNKVIGVINLANKAGGETFNDNDLRLLTTFASQAAVAVDDANQFERNRRRLIEFEILNELSGELTEIQSMHDFCQLLVTKLTRVFPIDCALWFNWEPGRKTLVAAAASGGPDLRPERRSEVTLGPLELDEDILADIPRLSAAVAADIRAHQALPAPETAFLALPVKRRGELAHIFYFAAAGKKPYSADDISIARLVVSQAALLFEREQSLLNMTRLLTMGNMISEISHDLRKPLTSIKGSLQVLAMKHPEIAAQSELLNAAEEEVHRMNELVRELVDFSNPNKYQTEKIDLRRIVARAAELVGPDLRKKNIAYSARFAEADWDVIVNKNQILEAFLNLLINAIDAIPGPGQIRVEGLLETPPHRKEPYLTVRVADSGCGIKKENLSRIFERYYTTKDTGTGLGLSVVERIISAHNGTLAVQSEEGRGATFSLYFPYHN, encoded by the coding sequence ATGGGTAACACCGGCGAGCGGATCATCATTATCGACGATGAGAAGCGCATGTGCGATTCGCTCTATGCCCTCCTCACCGGCGATGGTTACGAGGTTGAGACCTTCCAGAGGTCCCCCGAAGCGGCCGAGGCCATCCGCACCCGCAAAGTCGATCTCGTCATCAGCGACATCAAGATGCCCGGCATGGACGGCATCGAGCTGCTCCGCCGCGTGAAAGAGGTCGATGACGGCATCCCGGTCATCCTCATGACCGGTTACGGGTCGCTCGATACCGCTATCCAGGCCGTCGGTGCCGGCGCCTACGACTACCTCCTCAAACCGGTCGAATTCAGCTACCTCGAGCTGGCCGTCAACCGGGCCCTCGAAAAACGCCGCGCCGACATCGCCCGACTCCAGCTCCTCGAAGAACTGCGCCTCTCCAACATGATCCTCAAGCGCCGGATGGATGACCTCAACGCCCTCTACGAGGCCGGCAAGTCGATCGGCTCCACCGCCAATCTCCACGAACTCCTCCGCCAGATTGTCGTCCTCGCCTCCACCGTCACCGAGGCCCAGGTCGGGTCGATCATGCTCCTCGACGAAGCCGGCGAATACCTCACCATCGAAGCCGCCATCGGCCTCGACGAGGACATCGTCGCCGCCACCCGGCTCTCCATCGGCTCCTCGATCGCCGGCTGGGTGGCCCGGGAAGGAGAGCCCCTCATCGTGCGCGACGTGGAGGCCGACCCGCGCTTCCGCCGCATCAACAAGGAGCGCTACGGCGCCGCCTCCCTGCTGTGCTGCCCGCTGCGGATCAAGAACAAAGTCATCGGCGTCATCAACCTGGCCAACAAAGCCGGGGGAGAGACATTCAACGACAACGACTTGCGCCTCCTCACGACCTTTGCCTCCCAGGCCGCCGTGGCGGTCGATGATGCCAACCAGTTCGAACGCAACCGCCGCCGCCTCATCGAATTCGAAATCCTCAACGAGCTCTCCGGCGAACTGACCGAGATTCAGTCGATGCACGATTTCTGCCAATTGCTCGTCACCAAACTCACCCGCGTCTTCCCGATCGATTGCGCCCTCTGGTTCAACTGGGAACCCGGCCGCAAAACGCTCGTCGCCGCCGCCGCCTCCGGCGGTCCCGACCTCCGCCCGGAGCGGCGCTCCGAGGTCACCCTCGGCCCGCTCGAACTCGATGAAGACATCCTCGCCGACATCCCCCGCCTCTCCGCCGCCGTCGCTGCCGATATCCGCGCCCACCAGGCGCTGCCCGCCCCGGAAACCGCCTTCCTCGCCCTCCCCGTGAAACGCCGGGGGGAACTCGCGCACATCTTCTACTTCGCCGCCGCCGGCAAGAAACCCTACAGCGCCGATGACATCTCGATCGCCCGCCTGGTCGTCTCGCAGGCCGCCCTCCTCTTCGAGCGCGAGCAGTCGCTCCTCAACATGACCCGCCTGCTCACCATGGGCAACATGATCAGCGAAATCTCCCACGACCTCCGCAAGCCGCTCACCTCGATCAAGGGGAGCCTCCAGGTGCTGGCCATGAAACACCCGGAGATCGCCGCCCAGTCGGAATTGCTGAATGCGGCCGAAGAGGAGGTCCACCGCATGAACGAACTGGTCCGCGAACTGGTCGACTTCTCCAACCCCAACAAGTACCAGACCGAAAAAATCGACCTCCGCCGCATCGTCGCCCGCGCCGCCGAACTCGTCGGCCCCGACCTCCGCAAGAAAAACATCGCCTACTCCGCCCGCTTCGCCGAGGCCGACTGGGACGTCATCGTCAACAAGAACCAGATCCTCGAAGCTTTCCTTAACCTGCTGATCAACGCGATCGACGCCATCCCCGGCCCCGGACAGATCCGCGTCGAGGGCCTCCTCGAAACGCCCCCCCACCGCAAAGAGCCTTACCTCACCGTCCGGGTCGCCGACTCCGGCTGCGGCATCAAGAAAGAAAACCTCTCCCGCATTTTCGAGCGCTACTACACCACCAAAGACACCGGAACCGGCCTCGGACTGTCGGTCGTCGAACGCATCATCTCCGCCCACAACGGCACGCTCGCGGTTCAGTCGGAGGAGGGGAGAGGGGCCACCTTCTCCCTCTATTTCCCTTACCACAATTGA
- a CDS encoding GAF domain-containing protein codes for MDSKERRRPAPETADPERLPQGEALPAGPGPAAARAAAAAVELPAEKLTRLTEANRQLKRKIFDLYTIFEISRNFSSVLNYQTLLDSFVLTCVAQVSASKGAIYLKQDARSDRFSLAKSKGGGAFPPKEATFPSDSKIADYLARLNRPVPTSELLAGFSREPEAEALRSFDPGLVVPLIYQSRLIGLVLIGEKIGAKEFGLDDIEFLSILGNQISVAIENARLYESERAATQQLLAAQQQLVHTERLAALGEMSARVAHEVNNPLGIIKNYLLLVQRTARGNVETGNYLEIISQEIDRIARIVRELLDFHRPEKTALRPMKLGKVIDDVLVLMDRQFEKFGIMVVREFADDLPLVMGSPENMKQVALNIVLNAADAMPNGGRLDIALRRVADGVLLAFTDTGPGIPPEIIPHIFEPFFTTKQEGKGTGLGLAVCYGIIKRHGGTITYKNSSIGGCFEIILPALEDRENHG; via the coding sequence ATGGATTCAAAAGAGCGCCGCCGGCCGGCGCCGGAGACGGCCGATCCCGAACGCCTCCCTCAAGGGGAGGCGCTCCCCGCGGGTCCCGGACCGGCGGCCGCCCGCGCCGCGGCCGCGGCCGTCGAACTGCCCGCCGAAAAACTCACCCGCCTCACCGAGGCCAACCGCCAGCTCAAACGCAAAATCTTCGACCTCTACACCATCTTCGAAATCAGCCGCAACTTCAGCTCGGTCCTCAATTACCAGACCCTCCTCGATTCCTTCGTCCTCACCTGCGTGGCCCAGGTCTCCGCCTCCAAGGGAGCCATCTACCTCAAGCAGGACGCCCGCTCGGACCGCTTTTCGCTCGCCAAGAGCAAGGGGGGAGGCGCCTTCCCCCCCAAAGAGGCAACCTTCCCGTCCGACTCCAAAATAGCCGACTACCTCGCCCGCCTGAACCGCCCCGTGCCGACTTCCGAGCTGCTCGCCGGCTTCTCCCGGGAGCCGGAGGCCGAGGCTCTCCGTAGTTTCGATCCCGGCCTGGTCGTCCCGCTGATCTACCAGAGCCGCCTCATCGGACTGGTCCTCATCGGCGAGAAAATAGGCGCGAAAGAGTTCGGCCTCGACGACATCGAATTTCTGTCCATCCTCGGCAACCAGATCTCGGTGGCTATCGAGAACGCCCGGCTCTACGAATCCGAACGCGCCGCCACCCAGCAGTTGCTGGCTGCCCAGCAGCAGCTCGTGCACACCGAGCGCCTCGCCGCTCTCGGCGAAATGTCCGCCCGGGTCGCCCACGAGGTCAACAACCCGCTCGGCATCATCAAGAACTACCTCCTGCTGGTCCAGCGCACTGCCCGCGGCAACGTCGAAACCGGCAACTACCTCGAAATCATCAGCCAGGAAATCGACCGCATCGCCCGTATCGTCCGCGAACTCCTCGACTTCCACCGCCCCGAAAAAACCGCCCTCCGACCCATGAAACTGGGGAAGGTGATCGACGACGTCCTCGTCCTCATGGACCGGCAGTTTGAGAAATTCGGCATCATGGTGGTGCGGGAGTTCGCCGATGACCTCCCGCTCGTCATGGGTTCGCCCGAGAACATGAAGCAGGTCGCCCTCAACATCGTCCTCAACGCCGCCGACGCCATGCCCAACGGCGGCCGCCTCGACATCGCTCTCCGCCGCGTTGCCGACGGCGTCCTGCTCGCTTTTACCGACACCGGCCCGGGCATCCCCCCCGAGATCATCCCCCACATCTTCGAACCCTTCTTCACCACCAAGCAGGAGGGGAAAGGCACCGGCCTCGGCCTGGCCGTCTGCTACGGCATCATCAAACGCCACGGCGGGACGATAACGTATAAAAACAGCAGCATCGGGGGGTGCTTTGAAATCATCCTCCCTGCCCTCGAGGACCGCGAGAACCATGGGTAA
- a CDS encoding bifunctional folylpolyglutamate synthase/dihydrofolate synthase, whose amino-acid sequence MPAGAYRTAERFLLSREFFGMKLGLENITEFLAAIGSPQLSYPTIHVAGTNGKGSTVSMLAAVLRAQGYRTGLYTSPHLVSLRERVRVDGHPIPERSVTAFVARYRRELVRRKLSFFEVLTAMAFEHFARAGVDLAVVETGLGGRLDATNVLCPLLTVTTDISRDHMEILGRTLRKIAFEKAGIVKSGVPHLIGLLPPVAEEVIARCCAELGAPLHRLRPRDFAAFGESNRLDFHENGWRISGLVPGLIGPHQLRNTALALKALAILRDQGLAIDKQAVYQGMARLEWPGRFQIVARRGRPTLVFDVGHNAGGIAAFVETFQTRFPGRKALILTGFVKRKEHQKMVDHLAKIAAQYVIVPLDTKRSVDTAHLLGTINWRRVPVHRAGSVATGWRRVARTAQPDDIIAVIGSHYLVGEFFEKIGSA is encoded by the coding sequence ATGCCCGCCGGCGCCTATCGCACTGCGGAACGGTTCCTCCTCTCGCGCGAGTTCTTCGGCATGAAACTCGGGCTGGAGAACATCACCGAGTTCCTCGCCGCCATCGGCTCCCCCCAGCTGAGCTACCCGACCATCCACGTGGCCGGCACCAACGGCAAGGGCTCCACCGTCAGCATGCTCGCCGCTGTCCTCCGGGCCCAGGGGTACCGGACCGGCCTGTACACCTCTCCCCACCTCGTCTCGCTGCGGGAGCGGGTGCGCGTCGACGGCCATCCGATCCCGGAACGCTCCGTCACCGCCTTTGTCGCCCGCTACCGCCGGGAACTGGTCCGGCGCAAGTTGTCGTTTTTCGAGGTGCTCACCGCCATGGCCTTCGAGCATTTCGCCCGCGCCGGGGTCGACCTCGCCGTGGTCGAAACCGGTCTCGGGGGACGGCTCGATGCGACCAACGTCCTTTGTCCGCTCTTGACCGTCACCACCGACATCAGCCGCGACCACATGGAAATCCTGGGCCGCACCCTGCGGAAAATCGCGTTCGAAAAAGCCGGCATCGTCAAGTCCGGCGTCCCCCACCTGATCGGGCTCCTCCCGCCGGTCGCCGAAGAGGTGATTGCCCGGTGCTGCGCGGAGCTCGGCGCCCCCCTGCACCGCCTCCGCCCCCGTGACTTTGCCGCCTTCGGTGAATCCAACCGGCTCGACTTTCATGAAAACGGCTGGCGGATCTCCGGCCTCGTCCCGGGCCTCATCGGCCCCCACCAGTTGCGCAACACCGCGCTGGCGCTCAAAGCCCTCGCCATCCTGCGCGACCAGGGCCTGGCGATCGACAAGCAGGCCGTGTACCAAGGCATGGCCCGGTTGGAGTGGCCCGGCCGATTCCAGATCGTCGCCCGCCGCGGCCGACCAACCCTGGTATTCGACGTCGGCCACAACGCCGGCGGCATCGCCGCCTTTGTCGAGACCTTCCAGACCCGCTTCCCCGGCCGCAAGGCCCTCATCCTCACCGGCTTCGTCAAACGAAAAGAGCACCAGAAAATGGTCGATCACCTCGCCAAAATCGCCGCACAATACGTCATCGTACCCCTCGATACCAAACGCTCCGTCGATACTGCCCACCTCTTGGGGACCATCAACTGGCGGCGCGTGCCGGTCCACCGCGCCGGGTCGGTGGCGACCGGCTGGCGAAGGGTCGCCCGGACCGCTCAACCTGACGATATCATAGCTGTGATCGGCTCGCACTACCTTGTCGGAGAGTTTTTCGAGAAGATCGGCTCGGCATGA
- a CDS encoding acetyl-CoA carboxylase carboxyltransferase subunit beta, with translation MAWFRKDHSGPVPQEKKNIPEGLWIKCDSCGEIIYSRKLEKLLWVCPSCDFHFRITSQKYIDLLLDGGRLEEFDSHLTSRDPLKFKDSKKYPDRIREAQAKAGRLEGVIAGIGEIGGIEVSFAIMNFAFIGGSMGSVVGEMIARAIERALNRNIPLVIVSSSGGARMQEGILSLMQMAKTSGLLERLDKKRIPYISILTNPTTAGVMASYASLGDVVIAEPKALLGFAGPRVIQQTIKQELPEGFQSSEFFLEKGFLDKIVHRKDLRDTVIALLKFMWRK, from the coding sequence ATGGCGTGGTTTCGGAAAGATCACAGCGGCCCGGTGCCGCAGGAAAAGAAAAATATCCCCGAGGGTCTCTGGATCAAGTGCGACTCCTGCGGGGAAATCATCTACAGCCGAAAACTCGAAAAACTCCTCTGGGTCTGCCCCTCCTGCGACTTCCACTTCCGCATCACCTCCCAGAAATATATCGACCTGCTGCTCGATGGCGGGCGGCTGGAGGAATTCGACAGCCACCTGACGAGCAGGGACCCGCTTAAGTTCAAGGATTCCAAGAAGTACCCGGATCGGATCAGAGAGGCCCAGGCCAAGGCCGGCCGCCTCGAGGGTGTGATCGCCGGCATCGGCGAAATCGGCGGCATCGAGGTCTCCTTCGCCATCATGAACTTCGCCTTCATCGGCGGGTCGATGGGCTCGGTGGTGGGGGAGATGATCGCCCGGGCCATCGAACGCGCCCTCAACCGCAACATCCCCCTCGTCATCGTCTCCTCCTCCGGCGGCGCCCGCATGCAGGAGGGGATTCTCTCGCTGATGCAGATGGCCAAGACCTCCGGCCTGCTCGAACGACTCGACAAGAAACGCATCCCCTACATCTCTATCCTCACCAACCCGACCACCGCCGGCGTCATGGCCTCGTATGCGTCGCTCGGCGATGTCGTCATCGCCGAACCGAAAGCCCTCCTCGGATTCGCCGGCCCGCGCGTCATCCAGCAGACCATCAAACAGGAGCTGCCGGAGGGCTTTCAGTCGTCCGAGTTCTTTCTCGAAAAGGGGTTCCTCGACAAGATCGTGCACCGCAAAGACCTCCGCGACACCGTCATCGCGCTCCTGAAGTTCATGTGGAGAAAGTGA
- the rimI gene encoding ribosomal protein S18-alanine N-acetyltransferase, whose amino-acid sequence MSNAKKNDLVLRDMAARDLDTVVAMEKEIFPDPWPRSAFEEQIGGDGWGALVVEIDGAVVGYACYFTVDVEAHLTNIAVRPEHRRKSVANMLLGAILGRATAAGCQYLLLEVRSSNNVARTFYERKGFRILYRRPNYYRRPIEDALVMVFYLDGRQGG is encoded by the coding sequence TTGAGCAACGCAAAAAAAAATGACCTCGTCCTCCGGGACATGGCCGCACGCGACCTCGATACCGTCGTCGCCATGGAAAAGGAAATCTTCCCCGATCCCTGGCCGCGCTCCGCGTTCGAGGAGCAGATCGGGGGCGACGGCTGGGGGGCGCTTGTGGTCGAGATCGACGGCGCCGTGGTCGGCTACGCCTGCTACTTCACTGTCGATGTCGAGGCCCACCTCACCAACATCGCCGTCCGCCCCGAACATCGCAGAAAATCGGTTGCAAATATGTTGCTGGGCGCTATCTTGGGTCGGGCAACCGCGGCCGGTTGCCAGTATCTGCTCCTGGAGGTCCGGTCCAGCAACAACGTTGCCCGGACCTTTTACGAAAGAAAGGGGTTCCGAATATTGTATCGCCGGCCCAATTACTACCGGCGGCCCATTGAGGATGCCCTGGTCATGGTCTTCTACCTCGACGGCCGGCAAGGCGGATAG
- the tsaB gene encoding tRNA (adenosine(37)-N6)-threonylcarbamoyltransferase complex dimerization subunit type 1 TsaB yields MSVQNILAIDTSTALLRLALAFGADRLVQVREAVPQSHGQVLLPRLGDLLAAAGLTVRDLQAVAVSVGPGSFTGLRIGLAAAKGLVVALDLPLVPVTAFEIAARRLADAPRPVYVIVPLNRDEGICCPINGPLSIGPPVIARYSALPEIVGRAAVAAIGLTIREKMPALANPDLSDRLDYDAGDLLVIAREKLDSGRPLPAAAELEPWYLQKSQAEIKFEQRKKK; encoded by the coding sequence ATGAGCGTGCAGAACATCCTGGCTATCGACACTTCCACCGCCCTGCTGCGGTTGGCGCTGGCGTTCGGCGCCGACCGCCTCGTCCAGGTGCGCGAGGCCGTGCCGCAGTCGCACGGCCAGGTGCTGCTGCCGCGCCTCGGCGACCTGCTCGCCGCCGCCGGCCTCACCGTCCGCGACCTCCAGGCCGTCGCCGTCTCGGTCGGCCCCGGCTCCTTCACCGGCCTCCGCATCGGCCTGGCCGCCGCCAAGGGCCTCGTCGTCGCCCTCGACCTCCCGCTCGTCCCGGTCACCGCTTTCGAAATCGCCGCCCGCCGGCTCGCCGATGCCCCCCGTCCCGTCTACGTGATCGTCCCCCTCAACCGGGACGAGGGGATCTGCTGCCCGATCAACGGCCCCCTCAGCATCGGCCCGCCGGTCATCGCGCGCTACAGTGCGCTGCCGGAGATCGTCGGCCGCGCGGCCGTGGCCGCGATCGGCCTGACCATCCGCGAGAAAATGCCCGCCCTGGCCAACCCCGACCTGTCCGACCGGCTCGACTACGACGCGGGCGACCTGCTCGTCATCGCCCGCGAAAAACTGGACTCCGGCCGACCGCTTCCCGCGGCCGCCGAACTCGAACCCTGGTACCTGCAAAAATCGCAGGCCGAGATCAAGTTTGAGCAACGCAAAAAAAAATGA
- the tsaE gene encoding tRNA (adenosine(37)-N6)-threonylcarbamoyltransferase complex ATPase subunit type 1 TsaE — protein MQTVLNVVSHSETETVGLAEKLVPFLRPGDLIVLTGELGAGKTVFVRGLARGLGVDPALVNSPSFTIVNEYPEGRLPLYHFDLYRIGNPAELLEVGWNDYLAREGITVVEWGERAGDCLPPRYYRAVFRVEGEHNRRIDIGVVGDDRP, from the coding sequence ATGCAGACGGTGCTGAACGTGGTGTCCCACTCCGAAACGGAGACGGTCGGGCTGGCGGAGAAACTGGTCCCCTTCCTCCGCCCCGGCGACCTCATCGTGCTCACCGGCGAACTGGGCGCGGGGAAGACCGTCTTCGTGCGCGGCCTCGCCCGCGGCCTCGGCGTCGACCCCGCTCTCGTCAATTCCCCCTCCTTCACCATCGTCAACGAGTACCCCGAGGGGCGGCTGCCGCTCTACCACTTCGATCTCTACCGGATCGGCAACCCCGCCGAATTGCTCGAGGTCGGGTGGAACGACTACCTCGCCCGCGAGGGAATCACCGTCGTCGAATGGGGCGAGCGGGCCGGGGACTGCCTGCCCCCCCGGTACTACCGGGCCGTCTTCCGGGTCGAGGGGGAACACAACCGCCGGATCGATATCGGCGTCGTGGGGGACGACCGGCCATGA
- a CDS encoding response regulator, whose protein sequence is MPGSAEQKRILWVDDEIDSLKSHILFLEKRGYAVEGAVSGDDAVELVRRKSFDLVLLDEMMPGKDGLTTLEEIKEIRPHLPVVMVTKSEEETLMDQAIGQKIDDYLTKPVNPTQILSVIKRMLEAKRIISSSTMQRYVTEMNRFNQKLFGRLEPEDWYEAGRVLAAWNLELDRHADVGLEQALEGSRKEWNTEFTKYLDRNYLDWLHSDRAPTLSPRLAERFLFPHLREKRKLVFIVVDCMRLDQWLMVEPLIAEYYDVRRDYYFSILPSATPFARNALFAGLFPDEIAQARPDLYRTQAEGSLNRLEDELFEDNLQRHGFDQARQMKYVKIYNNTEGDQVVRRLADFYDAPVATFVFNFLDILAHGRSNNVILKEIAGSEAAFRTLMQTWFIHSPLFAMLKLFAGRRDTTVIVTTDHGSVLCRRGTMAHGKRTTSTNLRYKYGDNLNSDPNDSILVKKPKDWRLPLLTLATTYILAREDFFFVYPNNYNEMIRQFQNSFQHGGVSLEEMVVPVATLNPR, encoded by the coding sequence ATGCCCGGATCGGCCGAACAAAAGCGAATTCTCTGGGTCGATGATGAAATCGACTCCCTCAAGTCGCACATCCTCTTCCTCGAAAAACGCGGCTACGCGGTGGAAGGCGCGGTGTCGGGCGACGACGCCGTCGAGCTCGTGCGCCGCAAATCCTTCGACCTCGTCCTCCTCGACGAAATGATGCCCGGCAAGGACGGCCTGACGACCCTCGAGGAGATCAAGGAAATCCGGCCCCACCTCCCCGTCGTCATGGTCACCAAGTCCGAAGAAGAGACTCTCATGGACCAGGCGATCGGGCAGAAGATCGACGATTACCTCACCAAACCGGTCAACCCGACCCAGATCCTGTCGGTCATCAAGCGCATGCTCGAGGCCAAGCGGATCATCAGCAGCAGCACCATGCAGCGCTACGTCACCGAAATGAACCGCTTCAACCAGAAACTCTTCGGCCGCCTCGAGCCCGAGGACTGGTACGAGGCCGGCCGCGTCCTCGCCGCCTGGAACCTCGAACTCGACCGCCACGCCGACGTCGGACTGGAACAGGCCCTCGAGGGCTCCCGCAAAGAGTGGAACACCGAGTTCACCAAATACCTCGACCGCAACTACCTCGACTGGCTCCACAGCGACCGCGCCCCGACCCTGTCCCCGCGCCTGGCCGAACGCTTCCTCTTTCCCCACCTCCGCGAGAAGCGCAAGCTCGTCTTCATCGTCGTCGACTGCATGCGCCTGGACCAGTGGCTGATGGTCGAGCCGCTCATCGCCGAGTACTACGACGTCCGCCGCGACTACTACTTCTCCATCCTCCCCTCGGCCACCCCCTTCGCCCGCAACGCCCTCTTCGCCGGGCTGTTCCCCGATGAAATCGCCCAGGCCCGCCCCGACCTCTACCGGACCCAGGCCGAGGGCTCGCTCAACCGCCTCGAGGATGAACTCTTTGAGGACAACCTCCAGCGCCACGGCTTCGACCAGGCGCGCCAGATGAAGTACGTCAAGATCTACAACAACACCGAGGGCGACCAGGTGGTCCGGCGCCTCGCCGACTTCTACGACGCCCCGGTCGCCACCTTCGTCTTCAACTTCCTCGACATCCTCGCCCACGGCCGCTCGAACAACGTCATCCTCAAGGAAATCGCCGGCTCGGAGGCCGCCTTCCGCACCCTCATGCAGACCTGGTTCATCCACTCGCCTCTCTTCGCCATGCTCAAGCTCTTCGCCGGCCGCCGCGACACCACCGTCATTGTCACCACCGACCACGGCTCGGTGCTGTGCCGGCGGGGCACGATGGCCCACGGCAAGCGGACCACCTCGACCAACCTCCGCTACAAGTACGGCGACAACCTCAACTCCGATCCCAATGACTCGATCCTGGTCAAGAAACCGAAAGACTGGCGCCTGCCCCTGCTCACCCTCGCCACCACCTACATCCTCGCCCGCGAGGACTTCTTCTTCGTCTACCCCAACAACTACAACGAAATGATCCGCCAGTTTCAGAACTCGTTCCAGCACGGCGGCGTTTCGCTGGAAGAAATGGTGGTCCCCGTCGCCACCCTCAACCCGCGGTGA
- a CDS encoding HAMP domain-containing histidine kinase, with product MPKPLSRFSLTNRLYVGKSTFYNGFLLVGVVAISLVFIWYTLNVIDRLKEGTRSQVEKYVKMWQLAANSNTSGEELQFIFDEIIVKADFPIIVLDQNREPIHWRNIKGIGPTENSPKALATLRRLAESMAARNQEFPLHFGEGHVNYFLYGDTDAITRLRYMPFVEISIVLAFLAVALVGYHNIRRSEERHIWVGMAKETAHQLGTPISSLMGWIEVMRAECDPAADRAQLQAQFADGLENMRIDIDRLQKVANRFGQIGSIPELHPADVNRAVADAVEYFRRRLPFEGQGITLDVRRGELPPVDLNPELFGWAIENLIKNSLQAVDPKAGRVLFTTSYLPHRQCVVIDVEDNGAGIPAAAQRRIFRPGFTTKKRGWGLGLTLVRRIVEEYHRGRVTLKRSKPGETVFEITLPASTQR from the coding sequence ATGCCCAAACCGCTGAGCAGATTCAGTCTGACCAACCGGCTCTATGTCGGCAAGTCGACCTTCTACAACGGCTTCCTCCTGGTCGGCGTGGTCGCCATCTCGCTCGTCTTCATCTGGTATACGCTCAATGTCATCGACCGCCTCAAGGAGGGCACCCGCAGCCAGGTGGAGAAGTACGTCAAGATGTGGCAGCTTGCCGCCAACTCCAACACATCGGGCGAGGAACTCCAGTTCATCTTCGACGAAATCATCGTGAAAGCCGATTTCCCGATCATTGTCCTCGACCAGAACCGGGAGCCGATCCACTGGCGCAACATCAAGGGCATCGGGCCGACCGAGAACTCGCCTAAGGCGCTGGCGACCCTCCGCCGCCTGGCCGAGAGCATGGCCGCCCGCAACCAGGAATTCCCCCTGCACTTCGGCGAGGGCCACGTCAACTACTTCCTCTACGGCGACACCGACGCCATCACCCGGCTCCGCTACATGCCCTTCGTCGAAATCAGCATCGTCCTCGCTTTCCTCGCCGTCGCCCTCGTCGGCTACCACAACATCCGCCGCAGCGAGGAACGCCACATCTGGGTCGGCATGGCCAAGGAGACCGCCCACCAGCTCGGCACGCCGATCTCCTCGCTCATGGGCTGGATCGAGGTCATGCGGGCCGAGTGCGACCCGGCCGCCGACCGCGCCCAACTGCAGGCGCAGTTTGCCGACGGTCTCGAGAATATGCGCATCGACATCGACCGGCTCCAGAAAGTCGCCAACCGCTTCGGCCAGATCGGGTCCATCCCCGAGCTGCACCCGGCCGACGTCAACCGGGCGGTTGCCGACGCCGTCGAGTACTTCCGCCGCCGCCTGCCCTTCGAGGGCCAGGGCATCACCCTCGACGTCCGCCGCGGCGAGCTCCCCCCGGTCGATCTCAACCCCGAACTCTTCGGATGGGCCATCGAAAACCTCATCAAGAATTCCCTCCAGGCGGTGGATCCCAAAGCCGGGCGCGTCCTCTTCACCACCTCCTACCTCCCCCACCGGCAGTGCGTGGTGATCGATGTCGAGGACAACGGCGCCGGCATCCCGGCGGCCGCCCAGCGCCGCATCTTCCGCCCCGGATTCACCACCAAGAAGCGGGGGTGGGGCCTTGGCCTGACCCTCGTGCGCCGCATTGTCGAAGAATACCACCGCGGACGCGTCACGCTCAAACGCTCGAAACCCGGCGAAACGGTCTTCGAGATCACGCTGCCCGCCTCCACCCAACGATAG